In a single window of the Anguilla rostrata isolate EN2019 chromosome 4, ASM1855537v3, whole genome shotgun sequence genome:
- the crocc2 gene encoding rootletin, translating to MLTLRGEGLDSAATPVPARIRQIITRNLADEPTASGSSTPRVPLEEENQLLKDLLSEIKKDRDQLLVKQAALTDRLERMLALQSHDSDGDGVSAAEHHRLQAEEKIYRHKLQAFQEGQQRQAQLVQKLQAKVLQYKKRCGELEEQVLEKTSESEKLKLSLQAHLDASAGRLRRAEQEHSSDLQGKLRQLEEEQKRCAGLAQVNALLREQLEQAGAANQALTDGLRKARDEADQKDARMRREQETCASRLGREQARVRMLWRQAASLRNAFTQLRASTDRSLSDMRVECVTVSRHLHMACTSLEAALPQHGAPGGQEVSALEKQLRDKLREAMQLQGRWDAEKVELNSRISELTDVVKQLRGQNSEKEEGLAALKTSLDRMDAGRAEDRSEAVALRREVDSLQQILHSVTQLARGDSDGSASEGVTEGAEPCLLTPPPKPSPASSRAASPRRSPSPSCRDSTLMAVQSALSRRRLQVQELHTRLEAAQEQVGALRRQAQEGEAERRQLDQRAQELREESEQARRALEESRGDAQRYRSSLDAVASEKGSLETLIAGLNRQIDSQRADLETLRSAALELQRQRDLLQEQREALEGELECARAEVQRGQRYREQLEEKHSSLRKELVSVKEALSQVTLQKEVLEDEKGSLTQALSKVECQSAERELALAKLHSEEAGLRDSLAKMGALSEGLAKDKVELSRILLQLEAEKADLGERRREAELERAAARDGAGRLEQELLELCAEKRALEASQSHLQEARQGLERELSLLRREKAQALEQHAQASRQRLALSEQLAASRREVESQAAALQRGAREREELAKDKASLGVQLTAAERKARGLAQELAAFRAEKESLETALFEGQELASALDGERVQLEAERQSLLRANEALTREVAQVRGEAELQAAQANRERELLEGRLAQADREAQLTLSNSERVHQEQLEAEREEKEQLREELTAQRELLEHQLRQECEELRARGEADRQQLQEELAQLQQDRDDSLLQAESHKQQALSLKEAEKAVLAEKLAAAQQDLVGAGVELEQARREALSRQEQDKDAISGLTEELQDLRSRFEESLSSHESTVQSLSKQAKEQADQKEAAFQEVEQLRAELQAAEEGRDSGRRELIEAHRELRECMQERDLRRKEALDLQRALGDETRDKEAIQQSNQDLRAAVKRAESDRSSLRRTLEEKEQRLAVLEECRSSLQQEAAELRSTLRELEKSRLQARRELQELRRQVKTLEGELGQRSQELQDLQARACQEEQREEECRRETFGLKQRVLESEAGREAALKEAAGLQRRVSELEDAERRLEDRLREQEAGHRERERKLREEAELLAAAAQEARLRQRELGLQLSLAEGRARGLEEQLGLGEAALGDLRQRLAGLSSVLRRTLGVGRNGRSQTPGSRARSPSPLRGPSPAKGADSADGRSSTPTHSVSRSPVRSLSPIRSLSPIRSLSPVRGEDWDQELETVQAALRDFLQELRDAQRDRDEAQAKVLNLSRQLGELQSGREKLGARLQQLQKTVAELEEGKREAEGLLGGAQASLSLQEEAARRGDRERRSLGEELAAARRSLQTAEGETRALQEKLARAQASEAGLEAERRRLKEALEAAEGRGSRLEVSQRALGGELQRARTGAAEREAEAAALQERLAALRRELAESEDRAAALRVASERQSAALARAEDAEGRLRERVQSLSVALSDAGAGGAALQDRAAQLQKALAACEQDRRTLQEHLDAAREGLSEGKKQNHALAERAQSLQRAQEEAELRSRDLESQTRALQEALRQRQSGEVEALESSRKLQEERDGLQEKLSGLQSALEKLEGQRNELERELAKLGKDRGSLRRALDKVELEKLRQGEQAASAGREREQLEQTVSGLEQELSLLQAEVQQLQAQITQMERAHAQRLLEVTSRHRQEMELETERLRGTQQQAERALESRERAHRQRVKCLEEQVCTLKEQLDQEMRRRQAYVNQMLRPGL from the exons CTGGAGCGGATGCTGGCGCTGCAGTCGCACGACTCGGACGGGGACGGCGTGTCCGCGGCGGAGCACCACAGGCTGCAGGCCGAGGAGAAGATCTACAGGCACAAGCTGCAGGCCTTCCAGGAGGGCCAGCAGAGGCAGGCTCAGCTCGTCCAGAAGCTGCAGGCCAAG GTGCTTCAGTATAAGAAACGGTGTGGAGAACTGGAGGAGCAGGTGTTGGAGAAAACCTCTGAATCGGAAAAGCTCAAACTCTCG CTGCAGGCCCACCTGGACGCCTCGGCGGGCCGACTGCGCCGGGCGGAGCAGGAGCACAGCTCGGACCTGCAGGGCAAGCTGcgtcagctggaggaggagcagaagag GTGTGCCGGCCTCGCCCAGGTCAACGCCCTGCTCcgggagcagctggagcaggccgGCGCGGCCAACCAGGCGCTGACGGACGGCCTGCGGAAGGCCCGGGACGAGGCCGACCAGAAGGACGCCCGAATGCGGCGGGAGCAGGAG acgTGCGCCTCCCGGCTGGGCCGCGAGCAGGCCCGCGTGCGGATGCTGTGGCGCCAGGCTGCCTCTCTGCGGAACGCCTTCACGCAGCTCAGGGCATCCACTGACAG GAGTCTCTCGGACATGCGTGTGGAGTGCGTCACCGTGAGCCGCCACCTGCACATGGCTTGCACGAGCCTGGAGGCGGCCCTGCCGCAGCACGGCGCCCCCGGTGGACAGGAGGTGTCGGCGCTGGAGAAGCAGCTGCGGGACAAGCTGAGGGAGGCCATGCAGCTGCAGGGCCGCTGGGACGCGGAGAAGGTGGAGCTCAACTCCag GATTTCGGAGCTGACGGACGTGGTGAAGCAGCTGAGGGGGCAGAACAGCGAGAAGGAGGAGGGCTTGGCCGCCCTGAAGACCAGTCTGGACAGGATG GATGCCGGCAGAGCTGAGGACCGGTCGGAGGCGGTGGCCCTGCGCAGGGAGGTGGACAGTCTCCAGCAGATCCTCCACAGTGTCACCCAG CTGGCTCGGGGAGACAGTGACGGCAGCGCCTCTGAGGGCGTCACGGAAGGGGCGGAGCCCTGTCTCCTCACCCCGCCTCCTAAGCCCTCCCCCGCCTCCAGCCGTGCCGCCTCCCCCCgccgcagcccctccccctcttgcCGGGACAGCACCCTGATGGCGGTGCAGAGCGCCCTGTCCCGACGGCGGCTTCAAGTGCAG GAGCTGCACACGCGCCTGGAGGCGGCCCAGGAGCAGGTGGGCGCCCTGCGCCGGCAGGCCCAGGAGGGCGAGGCGGAGCGGAGGCAGCTGGACCAGAGGGCCCAGGAGCTCCGGGAGGAGAGCGAGCAGGCCCGCAGGGCCCTGGAGGAGAGCCGCGGGGACGCGCAGAGATACCGCTCCTCCCTGGACGCCGTCGCCAG CGAGAAGGGGAGCCTGGAGACCCTGATCGCCGGCCTCAACCGGCAGATCGACTCGCAGCGGGCCGACCTGGAGACGCTGAGGAGCGCGGCCCTGGAGCTCCAGCGCCAGAGAGACCTCCTGCAGGAGCAGCGGGAAGCCCTGGAGGGAGAGCTGGAGTGCGCGCGGGCGGAGGTCCAGAGGGG TCAGAGGTACcgggagcagctggaggagaagcaCTCGAGCCTGCGGAAGGAGTTGGTCTCCGTGAAGGAAGCCCTGAGTCAGGTGACTCTGCagaaggaggtgctggaggacgAGAAGGGCAGCCTGACGCAGGCCCTCAGCAAG GTGGAGTGCCAGAGTGCGGAGCGCGAACTGGCCCTGGCCAAGCTACATAGCGAGGAGGCGGGGCTCCGCGACTCCCTGGCCAAGATGGGGGCCCTGAGCGAGGGGCTGGCCAAGGACAAGGTGGAGCTCAGCCGCAttctgctgcag CTGGAGGCGGAGAAGGCGGACCTGGGCGAGCGCAGGCGGGAGGCGGAGCTTGAGCGGGCGGCGGCCCGTGACGGGGCCGGGcggctggagcaggagctgctggagctgtgCGCGGAGAAGCGGGCCCTGGAGGCCTCCCAGAGCCACCTGCAGGAGGCGCGCCAGGGCCTGGAGAGGGAGCTGAGCCTGCTGAGGAGGGAGAAGGCCCAGGCCCTGGAGCAGCACGCGCAG GCTAGCAGACAGAGGCTGGCCCTGTCGGAGCAGCTGGCCGCGAGCAGGCGGGAGGTGGAGAGCCAGGCGGCGGCCCTGCAGAGGGGGGCccgggagagggaggagctggccaAAGACAAGGCCAGCCTGGGCGTCCAGCTGACCGCAGCCGAGCGCAAGGCCCGGGGACTGGCCCAGGAGCTGGCTGCCTTCAG gGCTGAGAAGGAGTCCCTGGAGACGGCGCTGTTCGAGGGCCAGGAGCTGGCCTCGGCGCTGGACGGGGAGCGCGTGCAGCTCGAGGCGGAGCGCCAGAGCCTGCTGCGGGCTAACGAGGCCCTGACGC GTGAGGTGGCGCAGGTGCGAGGGGAGGCGGAGCTCCAGGCGGCCCAGGCCaatcgagagagagagctgctggaGGGCAGGCTGGCCCAGGCGGACAGGGAGGCCCAGCTGACCCTGAGCAACAGCGAGCGCGTCCACCAGGAGCAGCTGGAAGCCGAGCGGGAGGAGAAG gaGCAGCTGCGCGAGGAGCTGACTGCGCAGAGGGAGCTGCTGGAGCATCAGCTGCGGCAGGAATGCGAGGAGCTGCGCGCGCGGGGGGAGGCCGAccggcagcagctgcaggaggagctggcccagctgcagcaggaccgCGACGACAGCCTCCTGCAGGCCGAGAGCCACAAGCAGCAG GCCCTCTCCCTGAAGGAGGCGGAGAAGGCGGTGCTGGCGGAGAAGCTGGCGGCCGCTCAGCAGGACCTGGTGGGCGCGGGcgtggagctggagcaggcgcGCAGGGAGGCCCTGAGCCGGCAGGAGCAGGACAAG GACGCCATCTCGGGGCTGACggaggagctgcaggacctGCGGTCGCGGTTCGAGGAGTCGCTGAGCTCGCACGAGTCCACGGTCCAAAGCCTGAGCAAGCAGGCCAAGGAGCAGGCCGACCAGAAGGAGGCGGCCTTCCAGGAG gtggagCAGTTGCGGGCGGAGCTTCAGGCGGCGGAAGAGGGGCGGGACTCGGGCCGTCGGGAGCTGATCGAGGCGCACCGGGAGCTGCGGGAGTGCATGCAGGAGCGGGACCTGCGCCGCAAGGAGGCGCTGGACCTGCAGAGGGCGCTAGGCGACGAGACCCGGGACAAGGAGGCCATCCAGCAGTCCAACCAGGACCTGAGGGCCGCGGTCAAGAGAGCGGAGAGCGACCGCAGCAG CCTGAGGCGAAccctggaggagaaggagcagagGCTGGCGGTGCTGGAGGAGTGCAGGTCCTCCCTCCAGCAGGAGGCGGCAGAGCTGAGGAGCACCCTGCGCGAGCTGGAGAAGTCCCGGCTGCAGGCGCGCAgagagctgcaggagctgcgcAGACAG GTGAAGACGCTGGAGGGGGAGCTGGGGCAGCGGAGCCAGGAGCTCCAGGACCTCCAGGCGCGGGCGTGCCAGGAGGAGCAGCGCGAGGAGGAGTGCCGCCGCGAGACGTTCGGGCTCAAGCAGCGGGTCCTGGAGAGCGAGGCCGGGCGGGAGGCCGCCCTGAAGGAG GCGGCGGGGCTACAGCGCCGCGTGTCCGAGCTGGAGGACGCCGAGCGGCGGCTGGAGGACAGGCTGCGGGAGCAGGAGGCGGGGCACCGGGAGCGCGAGCGCAAGCtgagggaggaggcggagctcctggcggcggcggcccaGGAGGCGCGGCTCCGGCAGCGGGAGCTGGGCCTGCAGCTGAGCCTGGCCGAGGGCCGGGCGCGGggcctggaggagcagctgggccTGGGGGAGGCCGCGCTCGGGGACCTCCGGCAGAGGCTCGCCGGCCTGTCGTCCGTGCTGCGCCGCACGCTGGGCGTGGGCCGGAACGGGCGCTCGCAGACCCCCGGATCCCGCGCGCgcagcccctctcccctcagggGCCCGTCCCCGGCTAAGG GTGCTGACAGTGCGGACGGACGGAGCTCCACCCCGACCCACAGCGTCAGCAGGTCCCCCGTGCGCTCGCTGTCCCCCATTCGCTCGCTGTCGCCCATCCGCTCGCTGTCCCCCGTTCGCGGGGAGGACTGGGACCAGGAGCTGGAAACAGTGCAGGCCGCCCTGCGTGACTTCCTGCAGGAGCTGAGAGACGCGCAGAGGGACAGG GACGAGGCCCAGGCCAAGGTGCTGAATCTGTCCCGCCAGCTGGGGGAGCTCCAGAGCGGCCGGGAGAAGCTGGGCGCccgcctgcagcagctgcagaagaCCGTGGCCGAGCTGGAGGAAG GGAAACGGGAGGCGGAGGGGCTGCTCGGGGGGGCCCAGGCCTCGCTGTccctgcaggaggaggcggCCCGGCGCGGGGACagggagaggcggagcctgggggaggagctggccGCGGCGAGGCGGAGCCTGCAGACGGCGGAGGGGGAGACCAGGGCGCTGCAG GAGAAGCTGGCGCGGGCGCAGGCCTCGGAGGCCGGGCTGGAGGCGGAGCGGCGGCGGCTGAAGGAGGCCCTGGAGGCggccgaggggcggggctcccggCTGGAGGTCTCCCAGCGCGCCCTGGGCGGCGAGCTGCAGCGGGCCCGGACGGGCGCGGCCGAGCGggaggcggaggcggcggcgctGCAGGAGCGGCTGGCGGCGCTGCGGCGGGAGCTGGCGGAGAGCGAGGACCGGGCGGCCGCCCTGCGCGTGGCCTCCGAGAGGCAGAGCGCGGCGCTGGCGCGGGCCGAGGACGCCGAGGGCCGGCTCAGGGAGCGCGTGCAGAGCCTGTCCGTCGCCCTGAGCGACGCCGGGGCCGGCGGCGCCGCCCTGCAGGACCGCGCCGCCCAGCTGCAGAAGGCCCTGGCCGCCTGCGAGCAGGACCGCAGGACCCTGCAG GAGCATCTGGACGCTGCGCGGGAGGGCCTGTCCGAGGGCAAGAAGCAGAACCACGCCCTGGCCGAGAGGGCCCAGAGCCTGCAGCGGGcccaggaggaggcggagctgaggAGCCGAGACCTGGAGAGCCAGACCCGGGCGCTGCAGGAG GCCTTGAGACAGAGGCAGAGCGGGGAGGTGGAGGCCCTGGAGAGCTCCCGcaagctgcaggaggagagggacggCCTGCAGGAGAAGCTGAGCGGCCTGCAGAGCGCCCTGGAGAAGCTGGAGGGCCAGAGGAACGAGCTGGAGCGGGAGCTGGCCAAGCTGGGCAAAGACAGGGGCTCCCTGAGGAGGGCCCTGGATAAG gtggagctggagaagctgaGGCAGGGGGAGCAGGCGGCCAGCGCGGGCCGCGAGagggagcagctggagcagaccGTGAGCGGCCTGGAGCAGGAGCTGAGCCTGCTGCAGGCGGaggtgcagcagctgcag GCCCAGATTACCCAGATGGAGCGGGCCCACGCGCAGCGCCTCCTGGAGGTGACGTCGCGCCACCGCCAGGAGATGGAGCTGGAGACGGAGCGCCTGCGGGGGACGCAGCAGCAGGCCGAGCGGGCGCTGGAGTCGCGCGAGAGAGCCCACCGGCAGAGGGTCAAGTGCCTGGAGGAGCAG GTGTGCACGCTCAAAGAGCAGCTGGACCAGGAGATGCGGAGGAGGCAGGCCTACGTCAACCAGATGCTCCGCCCGGGGTTGTAG